Part of the Aquila chrysaetos chrysaetos chromosome 6, bAquChr1.4, whole genome shotgun sequence genome, CCTTATCCCAGGGCCAAGCTGCAGAGGTGCACCTTGAAGCACCCTCTGCTCACCCCCACTGTCTTATTCTCCCCTCAGCTAACGGCTCAGTGCACCAGAAGCGTTTGTCCCGCGGGCCAAGCCACCGGCGTGGGACAAGATGCAGAAgagacatttcttttcctgctgaagcTAAGGGAGTATTAACGACCTGGGAATATTAATGGCAGGGAAAGAAAGTGGCGCTCTGCGCATGCCTGCAGCTGAGCTTACCTGGTCCCGACAGTACTTGTAAGGATCGGGGTCATAGGAGGAGCCTCGGATGCCGATCTGGACCACACGGCTGCAGTCCAGCAGCCCTTCCTCCACGCAGCGCCGGAACGGAGTCCCGTGGTAGATCTTCTCCCCCAGGGCTCTGTCTCCGGTGTCAGTGTGAGCATCCACGTGCACAAGTCCCACAGGACCGTGCCTAGTAGAGACAGGGTGGCCACGTTAGTCGCCATCCCGTGCACAATGGCCCTGCCTACACCGGGGACGGCAAAGCAGGAGCCTTCCCAAGGCTCCTTCCCAGGTCCTTATTCTACATCTCCAGGTCAGAAACTTACTTTTCTGCCACCGCCTGCAGGATGGGGTATGTTATGGTGTGATCTCCACCTGCAACAGGCCAGGGAAGAGGGTGTAACACACTGCAAGAGGTGCTCAGCACTCACTATGTTTGTTCCCAGGTgattttttctccccccttgCATTTATCCTGCCTTTGTTTATAAACTCCAGGGCTTCATTCCCAAAGGAAAACCTGAGGCTCCCAGGTGCAGGttgcttcctctctcctcttccctcctcgGGAGGACCAGAGATGCACAACCGCTGGCAGGGGCAGCCCGTGGAGCAGGACCCTTGACCAGGTTTATAAATAGGTGCTTGATTCACTTCCGAGGACGTTGTAACTGATAATTTGCCCCATGCTACTATATACACTCACTTCATTTAGCGATGCCAAGCTGCGACAGCTGGACACTTGAATATGCATCCAAATCATGCCTCGTGCAAAGCAGCATGCTGCTAGGCACTCGCTCAAGCTTGAAGCTTTTCAGAGGGACACAAACTGCTCTTGCTTCGGGTCCTGCTCAACAGGACACTGAAAGCATACCGCTGACTGGATCTGCGGTTGAGCTTCAGGCTGTGCACTGGAACAGTCTCTCGGCTGACCCATTCTCGCCATTTTTGACACAAGAGGCAGTAATTTCAACAGAGAGCGTGTAAATTTACCCACAATTTACCCATCTAGCCCATGATTTAGCAGAACACCCCCTGCAGAGGAGAGATTCATTTCTCACCTTCCACCGTGTTCAGACTGAACAAGGGCTGGACGAGAGGGAGTTTGGATGAGTGGGGAGGCAGTGGCACGGCAGGGAGATGTGGGGTCCTTACCCAAGGTGAGGGGCACACAGCCAGAGGCCACTATCTTCTGGTAGGACTCTCGGATGAGGCGGCAGCTGTCGGGCAGGTTATAGAGGTTCACGTTCACATCCCCAATGTCAGCCACCTGCAGGGAGTCGAAAGGCGCTGCCCCGGTGCCGGCGTTGTACCTCCTCACCATCACTGACTCGGCCCGGATCTGGCGCGGACCAAACCTGGGGAGACAGCACAGCCGCGAAAAGCTGCTGGGCAGAGTTCCCGATGCCAGCACTGCGCACCCAGAGCTCCTCTCAAGGGAGGAGAGCCGTGGCAGCCGGCCGGAGCAAAGCACCGGCTTCCCTGGCACCACAGTTAGCCCTTACCTGGCTCCCGGCCGGTTGGACGTGCCCGTGTCTAGAGGGACGCCAACGAAAGCTGCATCGAGTCCCTCTGCCGATGCCCGAATGGGCAGCTTCATCATGGAGCAGACCCCCACGGGCCGGGCCACGAACTGGGCACTGGGGGGCACGTTGAACTGCGAGCCCCAGCGGCAAGGGGCCCCGTGCCCCAGGGCCGGGGGCCAGAGGAGCCCCATGGATGCACCGGGTGAGGAGCCAGAGGCAGCCAGGGACCACGGGCTGCAGCGTGGGGTGGCTGCCGCAGCAGCCGCAGACAGCTTGCGAGCGCAGAGCCCGGCTTCCCAGgacagcagctggctgcagccagcccagagCAGGCGCCTCATCCTGCCCCACGGGCTCCGACCCTCCACCCCACACAGAGTGGAGCGAGGGGTGCTGCGGAGAATGTTCTGTCTCGGCTGGAGTGCCGCAGCCAGGCAGAGAGCCAGCCACCTCCACCATCCCTCCCCTCCGCCCTCCCCGGGGTTCAAAGTGCGGCCGGACACCCCGCTGCTCGGAAAAGGGCAGAGATTCGGCTCAGGCCTCACGTTCCCCCTCCCGGCCACCCCTTTTCCCCACGGCACAGTCTGCTTCCCGGCAAACACTGGGAACAAATGCGGCAGCAAGGGGCTTTGGCTCGAGCGTCTCCAACAAGAGCCTGCCTAGGGATTAGCACAACAGGGCAAGAGGGACGCGCTGGGAAATGTTCCAGTTTCGTTCCCCTCGGGCGTTAGCAGAAAGTAAGGCAGCATTTCTTGTGTTATACTTTTAAACTGCACTTTACAAAAGCACCCGGAATGCTGAAGAATCATAAAAATGCCTCATTAACGAAAGGCAGGCAGtgagagagaacaaaaaaaagtctaacCTCAGCAGAACCGTAGACAGACAAAAtgcaagcaaaggaaaagtgaTAGTAGGGATTTAAGAACCAGAGGCGGTGCTGCAGGACAAGCATTTTAGGCCATTTTTAAGGACAGAGAGATGAAATTAGATGATTTCAAGGGGAAGCAAATTTCAAATGTCTGGAGTTAACCAGCACAGATCAAAACCTGCTTGGCCTAATAACAACCCACTTGAAATCCGATGGCTCCGGCTCCTAATTCTGCTTCCTACTCATGTAGCAATTGGACCTGGGAGGaaaatcaaggggaaaaaaaaaccagagtaTGTTCACAGCAGAACGCCTGCACCACACAGTTGGTTTGGATAAGGAATATGTGTGTATTCCACGCTCGGTACCGCAGGGACAAGGTAAGTCTCGGCACGTCAATAAGCTGAGCTGCTCCTTGCTGACCTAACCAGCTCTTGCTGGctcagagaaacagcagaacagcagcaagagAGGTTGGAGTGGAGATCTATCAGAAAAGCGACAGTATTTACTCTTCAAAAAGCTCCAGAGACAGAGGCCAGGGAACAGGCCTCGCTGCTAGACACAGGCACAGAGCTCACACGAGAGCGCATGCACAAATCCAAGGCGGCCATCCCAGCTAAAAATGTGCTGCAAGAACTCAGTAtctaagaaaaagcagcagcagctttggtCAGGGTCAGGTCAAtattaaaaagttctttttctgcAACTTTTTCCCCAAAGAGCTAATTTTCCGTGATTTCCCAGGCTCTGTGCTCTTTGCTGAGCTGTCTTTACAGCCCCAGCAGTGTCCTGtgttca contains:
- the AGMAT gene encoding agmatinase, mitochondrial, with protein sequence MRRLLWAGCSQLLSWEAGLCARKLSAAAAAATPRCSPWSLAASGSSPGASMGLLWPPALGHGAPCRWGSQFNVPPSAQFVARPVGVCSMMKLPIRASAEGLDAAFVGVPLDTGTSNRPGARFGPRQIRAESVMVRRYNAGTGAAPFDSLQVADIGDVNVNLYNLPDSCRLIRESYQKIVASGCVPLTLGGDHTITYPILQAVAEKHGPVGLVHVDAHTDTGDRALGEKIYHGTPFRRCVEEGLLDCSRVVQIGIRGSSYDPDPYKYCRDQGFRVVPAEECWRNSLVPLMGEVRTQMGGKPVYISFDIDGLDPAYAPGTGTPEIAGLTPVQALEIIRGCKGLNIVGCDLVEVAPMYDVSGNTALLGANLLFEMLCVLPGVKTR